From Planktothrix serta PCC 8927:
GGGGTTGCTAGTTTAATTTTAGCCTTATTTATTTCCGGCTATATGGTAGCTGATAGTAAAACCCTAATTCATAGTTTTATTCAATTTTTTCCTTATCCTTGGAATGAAAGATTAGCGGCGCAAGTTGATCCAATTAGTCAACGGATGGGGGGTTATCTGCGGGGACGAATTCTAGTTTCTGGAATTTTAGGCGTGGCGACTACAACGGGGTTAGGATTTTTAGGATTAAAAGACTTTGCTATTGGTTTAGGAGCGATCGCGGGAGTGACTAATTTAATTCCATTTTTAGGCCCAATTTTAGGAGCAATTCCGGCCTTAATTGTCGCCTTAGCCAAAGGCGGATTTTTAGTAATTTGGGTCTTATTATTATATGGAATTATTCAAAATGTAGAAACCTACGTTCTCGATCCCTTATTAGTCGGTTCATCGGTAGGAATTCACCCGTTATATCAACTTTTATCCGTCCTCGGTGGGGTGCAAGTTTTAGGAATTATGGGCGCCTTAATTGTGCCCCCTTGGTTTGCTGGAGTGGCTGCATTAGTTGAAAATCTCTATCTTAAACCTAAATTAATTGAAGAACAACAAGCAGAAAGTTCTCTCTCCTCTGAGGAAATATCACCGCCTAAATTTAACGAATCCTTCCCTTGATTAACTCTTTTTAATTCCCGATAATTGCTCATGAAATTAGAAACCTTTTTTTGGAAAAAACCGACGGGATGGTCAGTGGCAAACTTTCCGCCTCTGGACTCATCCCAAACCTTGATCATTGTGTTTGGTGCGGTTCAGTTTCAGGACGATCTTGAGCCCCTTCATGCTTTAAAAGATGCTTACCCTCAGTCTCATTTTATCGGCTGTTCAACGGCGGGAGAAATTTTTGGATCAACCTTGATGAATAATAGTTTAACGGTCAGTGTTTTACAATTGCAAAACACCCCGTTAAAAACAGCCTTTTGTCCGCTTCAAGAACAAATTAACCCCTCAAATCCGCTTCAAGAACAACAAAATTCTTATCAAGCGGGTCGTTTTATTGCCCAAGAACTTACCGATCCTCAGTTAAAAGCTGTCTTGATTTTAGCAGATGGACTGCAAATTAATGGCAGTGAATTCTTGCGAGGTTTGAATTCGATTTTATATCAAAGTTCGGTGTTTAATCCCTCAGAACCCCTTTTAATTGTTGGGGGATTAGCCGCCGATAATCATCAATTTAAACGCACTTGGATTTTAGAAAATTATTTACCCAGAAATGGTGCAGTTTCCGCCGTTGGATTTTATGGCAATGATATTATAATTAGCTATGGTTCCCAAGGTGGCTGGACAATGTTTGGGCCAGAACGACAAGTCACCCGTTCCCACCATAATATTTTGTATGAATTAGATCACAAACCCGTTTTACAACTCTATCAAGAATATTTGGGCAAATACGCCACCAATTTACCGACTAGCGCCTTATTTTTTCCCTTAGCATTGGGAACGCCATCGGCTCGAAAACGGACAGTTAGAACCGTTATAGGTATTGATGAAAATACAAAATCCCTAATTTTTACGGGCGATATTCCTGTCGGTTCTGTAGCTCAACTGATGCGAGGAAATTATGAGCGACTGGTGGATGGTGCTTTAGCTGCGGCGTTAATTACTCGTAACAGTAATCAA
This genomic window contains:
- a CDS encoding FIST signal transduction protein; this encodes MKLETFFWKKPTGWSVANFPPLDSSQTLIIVFGAVQFQDDLEPLHALKDAYPQSHFIGCSTAGEIFGSTLMNNSLTVSVLQLQNTPLKTAFCPLQEQINPSNPLQEQQNSYQAGRFIAQELTDPQLKAVLILADGLQINGSEFLRGLNSILYQSSVFNPSEPLLIVGGLAADNHQFKRTWILENYLPRNGAVSAVGFYGNDIIISYGSQGGWTMFGPERQVTRSHHNILYELDHKPVLQLYQEYLGKYATNLPTSALFFPLALGTPSARKRTVRTVIGIDENTKSLIFTGDIPVGSVAQLMRGNYERLVDGALAAALITRNSNQRKMGELEQQKLNSNETMVLEPTLAIAISGSGRRLVLGERTEEELEATLDELPPGTQQMGFYSYGEIAPSGVASLCELHNQTMTLITIREKSS
- a CDS encoding AI-2E family transporter, encoding MKSERRISFSLSSLLLIVASVFLLVLLWQLRGLIVLLMISVVLAASIVPIVNWAEKKQVPRWLAVVLVYLTLIAGLTGFGLVIGPAVVDQITLLVRQSPIFAEQIMRITTDLAGRLGEDTSSFIEQLIDPQSLTNWVIRSSQQLILRSYGITRGILGGVASLILALFISGYMVADSKTLIHSFIQFFPYPWNERLAAQVDPISQRMGGYLRGRILVSGILGVATTTGLGFLGLKDFAIGLGAIAGVTNLIPFLGPILGAIPALIVALAKGGFLVIWVLLLYGIIQNVETYVLDPLLVGSSVGIHPLYQLLSVLGGVQVLGIMGALIVPPWFAGVAALVENLYLKPKLIEEQQAESSLSSEEISPPKFNESFP